DNA from Intestinimonas massiliensis (ex Afouda et al. 2020):
CGGCTTTGTCCTGGCCCTCACCGGCATCACCCTGATCTCCCTGGCCCGGGGCGAGACCCTGGACTTCAACCCGCTGGGCAGCCTGCTCACCCTGGGCGCCGCCTTCTGCTGGGGCTGTTACGGCGTCTGTGTGGAGCTGACTCGCAGCTCCGGCTGCACCAACCTCCAGGTCACCCGCAAGGTCTTTTTTTGGGGCCTGGTCTTTACGGCCCCGCTGCTGGCCCTTCTCCGGCCCGACCTGTCCCCCGCCCATTTGGCCGCACCCGACCTGCTCTTCAACGTCCTCTACCTGGGCGTGGGGGCCTCTGCCATCTGCTTCGTCCTGTGGAATAAGGCTCTGTCCCTTTTGGGCTCGGTGTCCACCAACGTATACATCTATCTGACTCCGGTGGTCACGCTCTTCGCCTCCGCCCTTATCCTCCACGAGCCGGTCACCCTTCAGGCTCTGGCCGCCATCGCCCTGATCCTGGCCGGACTGTGGCTGTCCCAGAGAAAAACGGGTGCGCTGTCTGAAGAGGTTTCCGCCTCCCCCTCCTCTACCTGACCAAAACGCCCGGTCCGCTTAAGCGGACCGGGCGTTTTTTCTTACTGCCGGGGCTCTTCCGGCTTGGGGTCCTCCACGGGGGCCGCGGGTTCCTCGGGCGCCACCTCAGTCTCCGCAGAGCAGCAGCCGCAGCCGCACACATCGTCGGAGACATCGTTGGCCGCCTTGATCTCGCTGATCTTGGCGCGGTTCTCCTCGATCTTCTGCTTGGACGCGGTAATTCTCTCACACAGCGCCGCGTAAGCGCCCTCGGGCGCCATGCCCCGCTCGGCGTAGTAGAGCTTGCCCAGCTCAATATAGGCCTTGCGGATGTTATCCTCCTCGGTGGAGTTTGCAATGTTCAGCTTGGCCACGTCGGTGAGCTCCTTGGCCTTGGCCACGCCGCTCTGGGTCAGGTCCAGTGCCCGGCTCTTCAGTTCGTCAAAAGAAATCATATCAAAAACCTCCTGTTGCATTCTTCTAATGTTTTTGGAATCTGGCCCTATTGTATACGT
Protein-coding regions in this window:
- a CDS encoding DMT family transporter encodes the protein MHSRSRLLGHTFALLVTIVWGTTFISTKLLLRAYDPLAIMTYRFVIAWVILFFLHPKPLLPKSLREELPFMAAGLTGLTLYFILENTALAYTLASTVGIIISAAPMFSALMLWLCRRAPRPRWSFFAGFVLALTGITLISLARGETLDFNPLGSLLTLGAAFCWGCYGVCVELTRSSGCTNLQVTRKVFFWGLVFTAPLLALLRPDLSPAHLAAPDLLFNVLYLGVGASAICFVLWNKALSLLGSVSTNVYIYLTPVVTLFASALILHEPVTLQALAAIALILAGLWLSQRKTGALSEEVSASPSST